Proteins from one Nicotiana tabacum cultivar K326 chromosome 23, ASM71507v2, whole genome shotgun sequence genomic window:
- the LOC142177333 gene encoding uncharacterized protein LOC142177333 → MKILKWTTDFKPNSETSLAPVWINLPDLPWHYYEWDALCRIVGPIGNPLVMDKATTTKSRPTTTKMRVQIDLVKPMLSTVRVDVRNQQGKMEAFDQKIKYEAMPAYCSHCKVQGHSIKRCKSSQPAQQKERSDYNE, encoded by the coding sequence ATGAAGATTCTGAAATGGACAACTGATTTTAAACCTAACTCTGAAACATCCCTGGCCCCAGTTTGGATTAATCTCCCAGATTTGCCTTGGCATTACTATGAATGGGATGCCTTATGCAGAATAGTTGGTCCTATAGGCAACCCATTGGTCATGGACAAAGCTACAACAACTAAGTCTaggccaacaacaacaaaaatgagGGTTCAAATAGATCTTGTAAAGCCTATGTTATCTACAGTTAGAGTAGATGTAAGAAACCAACAAGGCAAAATGGAAGCTTTTGACCAGAAAATTAAATATGAGGCTATGCCTGCCTATTGCTCTCACTGCAAGGTGCAAGGACATTCTATTAAAAGGTGCAAATCCTCACAACCTGCACAACAAAAGGAAAGATCAGACTACAATGAATGA